The genome window GAACTGAACTTCTGTATTGGCACCATTTGCCGCATCATAGAATGGGCTTAATGGGTTAGTTGGGTTGTTTGGGCTATCAGCAGACATAAATGCAGCTTCGCCAGCATCGTTTAATGATGGAGCATAACGACCAAACGACTTAGTTTTAGCAACTAATGTATGAGAGAAAATTTTCCAATCATCGTTGATTTGGTATTCAGCTTTTACGAAACCTGAAGTGTTGCTTGTTGAAGCTTCGTTCGCGTTAGTTGCGTTGAAGTTATAAGCACACAGACCGCTTGGTAAAGTGTAAAAGTTTTCGATGCCATTACACTCAGCTTCAGAAACAATTGATGTAAAACCAGCTGGTGATAACCAGTTATTACCGAAGCTTGAAGCACCTGGTTGAACCCATTTGTAATCACGTTCGAAAATGATGTCACGGCTGTTCCATGATACACCACCGATTACAGAAGCTTTGTCACTTGAAGAACCAAATACTGCAGAACCTTCTTCACGGTCGCCGCCATCATCTGGCAGACTGACTGTTGAAGCGCCCATACGGAATTCAGCACCGTTAAAATCTTTACGGGTGATGATGTTGATAACACCACCGATAGCGTCAGAACCGTATACTGCTGATGCACCGTCAGACAGAATTTCAATACGCTCTACCGCAGCCATAGGGATAGAGTTTAAGTCCTGAGAGTTACCAGTTGATGGTGATTTTGGTAAACGACGACCGTCAACTAAGATCAGTGAACGTTCAGCGCCTAAACCACGTAAGTCAACCTGGGAAATACCCTGAGCTGAACTACCTGATTGTGGGCGGAAAGAACCTGATGAGTTAAATGTAGTATTACGCAGTAAGTCAGATACAGAAGTTTGACCTGAGAAATCGATAGCAGCACGGTCGATTACAGTTACAGGTACAGCGCCTTCTAAATCAGTACGTTTGATACGAGAACCAGTAACTTCAATACGTTCTACGTCTTTTGCTTCTTCAGCGTCCTGTGCATTAACAGCACCAGTGAAAACAGCTGCAGAGGCGGCACCAAAAGCAACGGCTAAACGAACTGCTTTTGACAATTTATTATTTGTAAACATGTTTTTTCTCCCTGGACCACTATCTAGTGATTCTATTTTTACGATGACCAACCTTTGCGGCGATTGGAACTCCGAACTTTTCGCAATCGAGGTGGACCCCGAAAACAACGACCCGATAATAAACGCAATTTTTCAGCGTGGTCAACAGCTTTTACGGAACAAATTTGATCTGCTGTTGTCAACGAGTCCGACACCCCCCTATTTTTAAGCTATAAAATGGGGCTCCGCCTGATACATTTTTAGGTTTTGTTCCTGTTAAGCCCCATAAAAACTGATTTTTCATTCAAATTCTGGTTACTTTTCAATCAAAATCAGTTTCCCCGTTAAATCTTCGGATTTTTTTGTAAACTTTACTCTACAAGCTATAAGTCAATTTTTTTCATTTATTCGTTGTGTAAAGACTGCAACTTCACGGGCAATATCAATATTGCGCTTGGGTTGTAGCTGACTTATTATGAAACCCTGTTTTTTTATCCAGATGTTTTAATGCTTACTGATGCTTTAAAAACCCAAATTCGTGAAATTCACCAGCAGCTAAAAAGCAATCTGACGAATTACCAACCCCGCCCTGGTCAGAATAAAATGGTGGCTGAAATTGCCAATACCCTGGCTGGTAGCTACCACAGCTATGACAGAACACTATTGGTAGAAGCCGGCACTGGCACGGGTAAATCTTTGGCCTATTTAATGGCTGCTATTCCTTTTGCGTTAAAGCAGAAAAAAACATTGGTGATAGCGACAGCGACCGTGGCTTTGCAAGAACAGCTGGTGCAAAAAGATTTACCCTTCTTCCTGAAATACAGCGGTCTTAAATTTGAATTCTGTTTGGTTAAAGGCAGGCAAAGGTATGCCTGTGTCGAAAAAATTCGCCAGCAATTACAACAGCCTGATTTATTACCTCTATTCCAAAGTACGGCGCCAGCTTCTTTATTACAGCAATTGCTTAATAACTGGCAGCAACGCCATTGGCTGGGTGACAGAGACAGCTTAAAAGAGCCAATTGCAGATGAGCATTGGTATACCATAGCTTCTGATCCTGCTCATTGCAGCAAAGCCAACCCTGTACATCATCAATGCCCTTTTCATTTAGCCAGAGCGGAAATAGAAGGCAGCACTGTATTAGTGGTCAATCATGCATTGTTACTGGCTGATTTGGATGCAGGCTCGCAAATACTTCCACAGCCTGCTGATTGTATTTATGTCATAGATGAAGCCCATCATTTACCCGACAGCGGTCGTGATTTCTTTTCAGCCCATGCCCCGCTGAGTTTCCCGGCTCAGTATCTGGAAAAGCTAAAAAAGACCACTCAGCAACTGGCTGGTGTATTGCCGCAGCACGGCGCTATGACCGAAGTATTAAAACTGGATGAGCTGGCAAGCGACTTTTTGAAACAGCTCAAACCTGTGCAACATCAGATTGAACTGAATCAGCAGCACTGGTTTGCCAAAGAGCCGCATTACCGTTTTGCAGATGCCGCACTGCCGGAGACGTTTGCCTCCAATGCAGACCAATTGGCCGAATTGAGTGGCAAAGCGTTATCCGCTATAGAGAAACTGCAACAGTTTTTATCTGAAGCGGCCACTGAACATAAAGTAGCGACTAAGCTGGTATTGCCACTGCAGTTTGAACTCACAGCGATAGAGCATAGATTTGAGCATCAATCGGAACTGTGGCGTTTGTATTCAGTCCCGCAGCAAAAACATGTGAATCAGGCACGCTGGGTGGCTATGGATCAAAAAGAGCTTCAGCAAAGCAGCGCTTATGCCAGCCCTTTGTCGGTGAGTTTTTTACTGGACGATTTATTATTTAGTCAGGCCTTTGCCACCATACTCTGTTCTGCCACCTTAACGACCCTGAATAGTTTTGACTATATCAAACAGGAGTTGGGACTTTCCCAGCACCCGGGTTTGCAAACACTCAAAGTCGACTCACCCTTTGATTACCAAAACAAAGCCAGCCTGCTGTTACCAAAAATGCAGACTGACCCCAGCAGTGATGCCTTTACCGATGAGCTAATAGCAAAACTGCCACAGTACATGGATAAAAAAGCCGGTAATCTGCTGCTGTTTGCGTCTTATTGGCAGATGCAAAAAGTCGTAGAGGCTTTGAGAGCTAACGGCTGGTCTTTTTTAGTGCAGGGCGAAGCGTCCCGTCAGTCGTTGTTAGAACTTCATGCTATGAAGGTACAAGCAGGCGAAGGCAGTATTTTATGTGGTACCCAGAGTTTTTCTGAAGGTTTGGATTTACCCGGTGCTTTGCTGACGAATCTGGTGATCACTAAATTGCCTTTTGCCGTGCCCTCTTCGCCTCTGGAAGAAGCTTTATCTGAAGCTATTACCAAACGCGGTGGAAATCCGTTTTTGCAAATGACAGTGCCAGCCACAGCACGAAAACTGGTGCAGGCCTGTGGTAGACTGCTGCGTCAGGAAATGGATCATGGCCGAATTGTGATTTTAGACAGACGCTTAGTGACCAAAACTTACGGCAAGGCCATGCTCAAAGCTTTGCCTCCCTTTTCACAAACTATTGAAGAGTAAAGATGGAATTAGGTTTAGACCTCTGGGTAGTCGCCGCTTTATGTGCTGTCGCTTTAGTCGCAGGTTTTATTGATGCAGTGGCTGGGGGCGGAGGTTTATTGACAGTCCCAGCACTACTGACCGCAGGTTTACCGCCACATCTGGTGTTAGGCACCAATAAACTGGCCGCCACTTTTGGTTCCATTACCGCTTCAGTTACTTATTACAGACGCCAACTTTTCGACCCTGCGTTTTGGCGCACAGCGCTGATATTCACTGCTATTGGTGCCATTTGTGGCACTTTAGTGGTGGATTTAATCAGCAAAGAATGGCTGGAACGTATTATTCCATTTTTTATCGTCATCGCTGCCTTATATAGCCTGGTGGTAAAAATGCAGCCAGACGATCAATTGACCTTACCAGAGCAAACGCCTAAACATTTCTGGCAGCAAAGAGCTCAGGGTTTTACTTTAGGTTTTTACGATGGACTAGCAGGCCCCGGCACAGGTTCGTTTTGGATGGTGTCGACCATGGCACTATATAAAATCAATCTGCTGTTAACCAGCGGCGTAGCGCGTTCGATGAACTGCGTCAGTAATATCTTTGCATTAGTCACCTTTGCCTGGCTCGGACATATTTATTGGGCTTTGGGTTTAGCCATGGGCGCTTGTTTAATGCTCGGCTCCTATTTTGGTGCCCGTTCAGCCATTCGTTTTGGCAGTAAGTTTATCCGGCCGATATTTTTAACTATGGTGCTAGCTATTACCATCCGCTTGTTATGGCAAGCCTGGAGCAATGGATGAAAGACTTATTGGCTGCTTTGGAGCAACAACTCAAACAGCTGACTCAACAAGCCAAAGTGATTGACGGTAAACAAAGCAGTTGGCAACAAAAAGCCTGGTTTGATAGTGACTTATTTCAATCCCATTCGCCTTTTTTAACCGACTATGTGCTGGAAGCTGAAGCCATGCTTAAACGCCTGAAAGCAAGCACAGAACAGCGTACCAGTTCAGCTCAGGCATTAGCGGCTAAACTCAGCGCCCAAATTCAGGCGTTAAGCCGCGCTTTTCAAACCAAAGACTTACGTTATTTACCCGGCAAAGGAAAAAAACGCCCCACTTCACCTAATGCTTCAGAACAAGCTCAGGCTATGGTTGGGCAATTACGCCGATCTACTCAGGAGTTGTATCAACAGCTCTCTGAATACCAGGGCTTTGAAAGGCGTTTGCTGGATATGCTGGAGCTGGAGCAGCGCCAGTTGTCCGGTGGTTCAGCGGATACCAGTGCCGACAGAGTACTGGCTATTCATGCCCGTTTAGGTCGTTGTCGCAAAGCCTTAAGCGAATTAGAGGTAGAAATTCAGTGGTCAGAACAAAACCGCCGGGGCTGATCTATCACCCTATTTACAGTCAGCTCGAACTGCCCTTTAAACACCGTTATCCGATAGGTAAATATCAGGCTTTGTATCAGGCCTTGTTAGAGCTGGGTGTGCCGGCTGATCAATTCACTTCATCTCAAATCGCCAGCGTTGAACAGTTATTGTCAGTACATCAGGCTTTTTATACTGAACAGCTAATCTCCGGTCAGCTTGATAGCAAGGCTATGCGCCGTATAGGTTTTCCCTGGTCTGAACAATTAGTGACCCGCTCTTTAACTTCGGTTGGTGGCACAGTGCAAACGGTTCAGCTTGCACTACAGCAAGGTTTAGCTTTGCATTTGAGTGGCGGTTATCACCATGCTTTTGCCGGCGAAGGTAGTGGATTTTGTTTATTTAATGATTTAGCTGTAGCCGCACGCTATGCCTTAACTCAAGGCGTAGACAAGGTGCTGATTTTTGATTGTGATGTACATCAGGGCGATGGCACTGCCGCTATTTTTTCTGATGAGCCCGCTATTATTACCGCCTCTTTGCATGGCGAAAAGAATTTTCCATCCCGCAAACAGCAGTCTAGTTGGGATTTAGGTTTGCCCACAGCCTGCACCGACGACGAGTATCTGGCCGCAGTAAAACAAAGTCTGGATTATTTGTTACGCATTCATCAGCCGGATTTAGTGATTTACGATGCGGGTATCGACATTCATCAGCAGGACGATTTAGGGCTTTTGCATATCAGCACAGCGGGAGTGGCAGAACGGGACTGGTATGTACTCAACGAATGTCATAAGAGAAACATTCCGGTAGCAGCTGTGATAGGCGGAGGTTATCAGCGTGACCTATCCGCTTTAACCCAAATCCATCTACAGCTGTTTTACGCTGCCTTTCAAATCAGCGGTTTGTCCTTACCAAATACAAACCGCTGGTTTCATGCCCTTGGGGCTTGAAATAAATGCATTGTATTTCGATTAAAGACGGGCGGGTACAAGACCCGCCCCTACAATTTAAATCTGCTGGGAACCAGCGAAATAAAACCCCAGCTGTTTACGCACCGCCAAAGGCAGGTCAGGTAAATCCGATTTTGGCAGTAAGAAAGTAGCCATATGGAATAAGTCGGTAAAAATACGGTTTTTCTCAGTAGTGCGTTTTAAATAATCATGGCCTGAAGAACCGCCGGTGCCAATCTTGGTTCCGAGCATACGCTGTACCATCATGGCGTGTTTGTAGCGCCAAATCGTCATATTTTCATCGATTTCAGTCAGGCAGGTTAATACCTGAAATGGCAGGTTAAACACAGGTTCTTCCTGATACAAGGTAATAAACAAAGCGGCTAACATAGCGCGCTGGCTTAAGCGGAAACTACCCTGTTGTTGCAGTTCAGCGTATTTGTCTTTATCCAGCAAAGCGGCAAACTTGGCTCTGGTATTGATGATTTCTTTCAGCTGCATTTCGCGTTCATGTTCAGCAATCTGCTCTATGGACAGCACTGTGCTTTCATCTTCGTTCAGCATTTTTTCTGTCGCACTTTGATACATCTGCCAGAAGCTGAAATCGCCAAATTGTAAAAATGGCATACGCTCCAGCCACTTTTCCACTTGTTCAAATAAACTTGGCTGAGTTTCCAGCCCTTCTAAAAAGATCCGGTCTTTTTCATTTAAGCGGCTGTAAAAAGAATTCTTATCAAAGTCAATGCGGTATTCGCTTTTTAGACCCAGGCCAATTTCCAGCATTTTAAATTGCACGCTCTGAAAACCAGAAGCCGGCACTAAATAGTCGCGAAACGACATAAAATCCTGAGGAGTCATGGTTTCCATCACGCCAATTTGTTGGTTCATCAGCTGCTGAATGGTAATAACCCGCTTCAGTTTATGCACCACACCCGTCAGTTGCTGATCTTTGACTTCATCTGCGGCAAACACAGCAAGCACAGCTTTGAGTTCATGCAGTACTTGTTTAAACCACAATTCGTACACCTGATGCACCACAATAAATAAGGTTTCATCATGGGCTTCGTTGGCATACTTTGCACTTTCAGGCGCCTGGGCAGTTAAAATTTTGTCCAGTTGCAGGTAGTCACCGTAGTAACAAGGGGTTGTATTCTTTTGCATTTTTTAATCTTAGGCCACAGCCTGTTGTTTTGACCGCGCCATTCTATCAGCACGACCTGAAGTTAACATCTGCTGGTAGCGTTTTATAACTGAACTGATTATGCTTAGGCTCAGTTTAAGTAACCTATTAAGAGCGGTCGGGGCATAAAGCTCAGGCACACAAGGAGTAACAGATGAAGTTAGATGACGATATCCATAACTATTACGAAAAACTTCTGCTGGACCATTTAGTTGAGTTACGTCTGGATGATGAATACGACACCGAATATCTGGCCGATTTGTGCTGCATAGTGCTCAATCAGTTGCCACCTAAATATATTCGTTATGAAGTAGATATGGCATTTTACCTGCCTCAGACCGAACGTTTTGAAATGGTGATGAAAGTACGTGAAGCTGTTACGAAAGCCAAAGGTTTCTTAGACACTCAACGTGACAAAAACTAAAGCTCCGGTTTTATCTGATGCCCCCCTTGAGGTGCAGTTGGCTGTGGAACTGATCCTGTTGCTGGAGCAACAGGATTTGCCCGCGGAAGCAGTGTTGGCAGCCCTGGCTATAGTACAACGCGATTTCCAGAAAAAACTGACAACTTTTGCTTCGCAAGCCAATTAAATCCCCATATATCCTGAGGCATTATGCTGACCCATTCCATTACCTTGTATCTTGCCACTGTATTGATTTGGGGCTCGACTTTTTATGCTATTAAATTCCAACTCGGCGATGTGCCGGAAATGTGGTCTATCGCCTATCGTTTTGGTCTGGCGGCTTTGTTACTTTGGCTCTGGTGTCTGTGGCGCAAACTGCCACTGACATTTAGTCGTCGCCAGCATGGCTGGATGGCACTGCAAGGCCTGTTTTTATTTTGCTTAAATTACCTGCTGATTTATCTGGCCACCTCTGATTTAACCAGTGGCCTGATTGCTGTGGTGTTTTCCAGCATAGTATTGATGAACATCCTCAACGGAGCTTTGTTTTTTGGCCGTCCCATTGAAATCAAAACCCTGCTGGGTGCTTTATTGGGCATCCTGGGTATAGCTTTTGTATTCTGGCCAGAACTGGCAGGATTGGAGAGCAACGGCTCGGCATTTTGGGGTTTAGTGCTGAGTATTGCCGGCACTTATATCGCCTCCCTTGGCAATATGCTGTCGTCCAAAAACCAGCAACAGCAGTTGCCTGTAATTCAGAGCAATGTGTTTGGTATGACCTATGGTGCAGGGATGATGGCGATGCTGGCCTTAGTACAAGGCATCATGCCAGTGTTTGATAGCAGTGTTAGTTTTAATCTGTCTTTGTTGTACTTGTCATTATTTGGCTCAGTGCTGGCCTTTGGCGCTTACCTGACGTTGGTTGGTCGTATTGGTCCAGCCAAAGCTGCTTACACCATGGTGTTATTCCCTATTGTCGCTTTAGGGATATCCACAGTGTTTGAAAATTATCACTGGAGCTGGTCAGCACTTATTGGTG of Rheinheimera sp. MM224 contains these proteins:
- the dinG gene encoding ATP-dependent DNA helicase DinG, which gives rise to MLTDALKTQIREIHQQLKSNLTNYQPRPGQNKMVAEIANTLAGSYHSYDRTLLVEAGTGTGKSLAYLMAAIPFALKQKKTLVIATATVALQEQLVQKDLPFFLKYSGLKFEFCLVKGRQRYACVEKIRQQLQQPDLLPLFQSTAPASLLQQLLNNWQQRHWLGDRDSLKEPIADEHWYTIASDPAHCSKANPVHHQCPFHLARAEIEGSTVLVVNHALLLADLDAGSQILPQPADCIYVIDEAHHLPDSGRDFFSAHAPLSFPAQYLEKLKKTTQQLAGVLPQHGAMTEVLKLDELASDFLKQLKPVQHQIELNQQHWFAKEPHYRFADAALPETFASNADQLAELSGKALSAIEKLQQFLSEAATEHKVATKLVLPLQFELTAIEHRFEHQSELWRLYSVPQQKHVNQARWVAMDQKELQQSSAYASPLSVSFLLDDLLFSQAFATILCSATLTTLNSFDYIKQELGLSQHPGLQTLKVDSPFDYQNKASLLLPKMQTDPSSDAFTDELIAKLPQYMDKKAGNLLLFASYWQMQKVVEALRANGWSFLVQGEASRQSLLELHAMKVQAGEGSILCGTQSFSEGLDLPGALLTNLVITKLPFAVPSSPLEEALSEAITKRGGNPFLQMTVPATARKLVQACGRLLRQEMDHGRIVILDRRLVTKTYGKAMLKALPPFSQTIEE
- a CDS encoding sulfite exporter TauE/SafE family protein; its protein translation is MELGLDLWVVAALCAVALVAGFIDAVAGGGGLLTVPALLTAGLPPHLVLGTNKLAATFGSITASVTYYRRQLFDPAFWRTALIFTAIGAICGTLVVDLISKEWLERIIPFFIVIAALYSLVVKMQPDDQLTLPEQTPKHFWQQRAQGFTLGFYDGLAGPGTGSFWMVSTMALYKINLLLTSGVARSMNCVSNIFALVTFAWLGHIYWALGLAMGACLMLGSYFGARSAIRFGSKFIRPIFLTMVLAITIRLLWQAWSNG
- the priC gene encoding primosomal replication protein, which translates into the protein MKDLLAALEQQLKQLTQQAKVIDGKQSSWQQKAWFDSDLFQSHSPFLTDYVLEAEAMLKRLKASTEQRTSSAQALAAKLSAQIQALSRAFQTKDLRYLPGKGKKRPTSPNASEQAQAMVGQLRRSTQELYQQLSEYQGFERRLLDMLELEQRQLSGGSADTSADRVLAIHARLGRCRKALSELEVEIQWSEQNRRG
- a CDS encoding histone deacetylase, which translates into the protein MVRTKPPGLIYHPIYSQLELPFKHRYPIGKYQALYQALLELGVPADQFTSSQIASVEQLLSVHQAFYTEQLISGQLDSKAMRRIGFPWSEQLVTRSLTSVGGTVQTVQLALQQGLALHLSGGYHHAFAGEGSGFCLFNDLAVAARYALTQGVDKVLIFDCDVHQGDGTAAIFSDEPAIITASLHGEKNFPSRKQQSSWDLGLPTACTDDEYLAAVKQSLDYLLRIHQPDLVIYDAGIDIHQQDDLGLLHISTAGVAERDWYVLNECHKRNIPVAAVIGGGYQRDLSALTQIHLQLFYAAFQISGLSLPNTNRWFHALGA
- a CDS encoding tryptophan 2,3-dioxygenase gives rise to the protein MQKNTTPCYYGDYLQLDKILTAQAPESAKYANEAHDETLFIVVHQVYELWFKQVLHELKAVLAVFAADEVKDQQLTGVVHKLKRVITIQQLMNQQIGVMETMTPQDFMSFRDYLVPASGFQSVQFKMLEIGLGLKSEYRIDFDKNSFYSRLNEKDRIFLEGLETQPSLFEQVEKWLERMPFLQFGDFSFWQMYQSATEKMLNEDESTVLSIEQIAEHEREMQLKEIINTRAKFAALLDKDKYAELQQQGSFRLSQRAMLAALFITLYQEEPVFNLPFQVLTCLTEIDENMTIWRYKHAMMVQRMLGTKIGTGGSSGHDYLKRTTEKNRIFTDLFHMATFLLPKSDLPDLPLAVRKQLGFYFAGSQQI
- a CDS encoding late competence development ComFB family protein, producing the protein MKLDDDIHNYYEKLLLDHLVELRLDDEYDTEYLADLCCIVLNQLPPKYIRYEVDMAFYLPQTERFEMVMKVREAVTKAKGFLDTQRDKN
- a CDS encoding DUF2496 domain-containing protein, with the translated sequence MTKTKAPVLSDAPLEVQLAVELILLLEQQDLPAEAVLAALAIVQRDFQKKLTTFASQAN
- a CDS encoding DMT family transporter encodes the protein MLTHSITLYLATVLIWGSTFYAIKFQLGDVPEMWSIAYRFGLAALLLWLWCLWRKLPLTFSRRQHGWMALQGLFLFCLNYLLIYLATSDLTSGLIAVVFSSIVLMNILNGALFFGRPIEIKTLLGALLGILGIAFVFWPELAGLESNGSAFWGLVLSIAGTYIASLGNMLSSKNQQQQLPVIQSNVFGMTYGAGMMAMLALVQGIMPVFDSSVSFNLSLLYLSLFGSVLAFGAYLTLVGRIGPAKAAYTMVLFPIVALGISTVFENYHWSWSALIGVCIVALGNLIILLPAEKLKRLVRLS